TGTTCTTGGTCTCCATGTAGAAGTCGAAGCTCCAGTCGCCGCCGTCGCGGCCGATCCCCGAAGCCTTGGTCCCCCCGAACGGGGTGGGGAGATGGCGGACGTTCTGCGAGTTCACCCAGATCATGCCCGCATCCAGCGCCCTGGCCACTCGATGGGCTCGGCCGACATCCCCAGTCCACAAGTAGGCGGCTAGCCCGTAGGGAACGTCGTTGGCAATCTTCACCGCATCGGCCTCGTCGGAGAACGGAATGGCGGTGAGCACCGGGCCGAAGATTTCCTCTTGGGCGATGCGCATGTCAGAGCTGGCACCGGTGAACAGCATTGGCGCCACCCAGTTGCCCTCGGGCGGGGCGTCGGGCCAGCCACGACCCTGGACGACATTGGCTCCCTCAGCAGCGGCTATGTCTGCATAGCTGCACACTTTGTCGAGATGGCGGGGATGGATGAGGGGGCCGATCACCGAACTCGGATCGAGCGGATGACCCACAGGCACCGTGGCCATCTTGTCGGCGATTCGAGAGGTGAACTGGTCGTAGATCGACTCTTGGATCAACACCCGCGACGAGCTCGTACAGCGCTCTCCGTTGAGGCTGTAGATCATGAAGATCACCGCGTCCAGGGCCCGCTCCATCTCGGCGTCGTCGAAAACGATCACCGGATTCTTGCCCCCCAGCTCGAAATGCACCCGCTTGAGGGTGGGCGCCCCCTGAGCCTGGATGAGCGAGCCGGTGGCCGATTCGCCCACAAAGGCGATGGCCTTGATGGCCGGGTGCTCGGTGAGGCTCTTGCCCGCGGTCTCCCCCAGCCCGTGGACGACGTTTAGGACGCCCGGGGGCAGCCCGGCTTCGAGTGCGGCCTCAGCCAGCAGCTGCGCGGTGAGCGGGCTCCACTCAGCGGGCTTGTGCACCACGGTGCAGCCGGCGGCCAGCGCGGGGGCGATCTTCCAAGTCGAGAGCATAAGGGGGGTGTTCCAGGGAGTGATCACACCGACCGGCCCGATGGGATGACGGGTGGTGTAGTTGGCGTGATCAGCCGACGGCAGCGACTTCCCGTCGGCCGCGCCAGGAGCCTGATCGGCAAAGAACCGGAAGTTCTCTGCGCCACGTAGCGCCGCTGAGGACATGAAGCGGATGGCCTGCCCGGTGTCCACACACTCGGTCACCGCGATCTGGTGGGCTCGCTCGACGATCAAGTCGGCAATTCGATGGAGGATCTGTTTGCGCTCGGTGCCCGGGGTTGCGCTCCATGCGCCAAAGGCCTTGTCGGCGGCCCGAGCCGCGGCGTCAATGTCGGCGGCGTTTCCCGAAGCCACGTCGGCGAGGTGCTCGCCGTCGATCGGAGAGGCGTTGGCGAAAGTCTCGCCCGAGTCCGAGAGCGGAGTGTCGGCCCCGATTAGGTGGGGCAGCGGCGCATAGGCAAAGCGGGCCAAGTGCTGGTTAGCCGCCTTGAGGTTCTCTTCAAGCGTGTGGGTAGCAGCGGCCATCAGCTTTGCCCTAGGGCGTCTCGGACCCGGTTGCGGTTGATCCGGAACTCAGGGTTGACCTCGGTGATCTCCATCGACCAGGCGATATGTAAGGAACTGCCCTCGGATTCCAGCTGGGCCTCCGCCGCGTCGAGCACCTGCTCGAGGAAAGAGTGTTTGGCTGCCGCGTCGCGCCCCGGCGCGATCCGACAGTCAATGGCCACGAACCCGAATAGAGGATCGCCAGAAGCGATTCGGTAATGCCGACGCGACACCGCTCGGGTCCGCAGGGCAGCCAACTCTGGAAGCCCATGATCGAGCGCGGCGGTGTGTATCGCGGCAACCAACGCGTCGATGTCGTGGTGCTCGGCCAAATTCTCAGAATGCTCGACAGTGATGTGGGGCAAGAACGGTTCTCCAGGGCCGACATCAGGGATTGTCCCAATCCTAACCAGATGATTAACATGTTCACCATCTCGGCCGTTGCCGGCCGATCACCTCTCTCGAACGGAGTCTGATGACCCGTCTCCTGTCTTATTCGATCAACGACAAGGCCACTTTTGGCGTGATAGGCACCGAAGGGGTTGTCGATCTTGGTCGCCGGATGACCGACGTTGCCGATCTTCAAGAGCTGATCGCCGTCGATCGGATCGACGAGGCCCGATCCCACGCTGGTGACACCGGAGACCACCCCGCGGAGGAGATCACTTTTGAACGGCTCATTCCCTGGCCGGGAAAGATCTTCTGCATCGGCGTGAACTACAGCGGGCGGGCCGCGGAGTACGCCGACCGGACCGATGCCGCCTACCCGTCGGTCTTCGTTCGGTTCCCCGACTCCTTCACCGGACACCAACGTCCGCTGGTCCGCCCCCCGGAAAGCCCGCAACTCGACTACGAAGGGGAGATCGTGGTGGTCATCGGCAAGGACGGCCGGCGAATCCCCCTTTCCGAGGCACGCAATCACATCGCCGGGCTCAGCCTGGGCAACGAGGGCACGATCCGAGATTGGGTACGCCATGCCAAGTTCAACGTCACCCAAGGCAAAAACTGGGAGTCTTCAGGGGCGCTCGGCCCTTGGCTAGTGCCCATCGACGAGATCGGAGATCTCGAATGGCTCCACCTCACCACCAGGGTCAACGGGGAACTGCGCCAAGATGGCACAACCGCCACGATGAAGTACTCCATCGCCTACCAGATCCACTATCTGTCCACCTTTACCACCCTGCGCCCCGGCGATGTGATCTTCACCGGAACCCCGACCGGCGCCGGCGCCCGTTTCGATCCGCCGGTGTGGCTAGAACCCGGTGATGTGGTCGAGGTGTGCGCCCCCGAGATCGGAACGCTGCGCAACACCATCGCCGACGAATTTCCGCCCGGATCGCCCAACGCGGCCTTCAGCTCTCCCCCTCCCCAATGAACCGCCTCTCATCGATGCCCGATCCAACCCCACCCCCTATGCGGGCGTTCTCGGAGTCGCTTCCTATCACGCTGCTTCGGGCCCGGGAAGCCACCATGCGACTGTTCCGACCCATGCTGGCCGACTACGGCCTGACCGAACAGCAGTGGCGAGTACTCCGCGCCTTGATCGCCGCTTCCGAGCCGCTCGAGGTCAGTGAGCTGGCCGAGCGGGCCATCCTGTTGGCCCCCAGCCTGTCCCGGATCTTGGCCAAGCTGGAACACGACGGGCTGATCAATCGTCGCCCCCACCGCTCGGACCAGCGCCGGTCTCTCATCACCCTCAGTTCAGAGGGTGCTGCGTTGGTCAACACCATCGCCCCCGAGTCGGAGCGGCGGTACAACGCCATCGAGGCCGAGTTCGGCTCTGAGCGCCTCAGGCGTCTGCTGGTTGAGCTTCACGACTTGGCGCAACTGGAAGCGACCGTGGATGACGTTGAGAAGGCTGCCTCATGACTAGCTCTGCTCCACTCACCTCCCAGCAGATTGAGGCCGAGGCCGCGCTGCTCGACGAAGCCGAGGCCACCGCCACCCAGGTTCGCCAGACAACCTCGGTCTACCCCGACATGACCATCGACGAGGCCTACCTGGTGCAAGCAGCATGGCTCCAGCGCAAAATCCAACGGGGCGAGCAGTTGGTAGGCCACAAGATAGGGCTCACGTCACGGGCCATGCAGACGGCCATGAACATCACCACCCCCGACTCGGGGTTCTTGACCCGAGACATGGTCTTCAAACCCGACTCCACGATTCGGGCCTCCCGCTTTTGCGATCCCAAACTGGAGATCGAGCTCGCCTTCGTGCTGGCAGCCGATCTCGCCGGGAACAACCTGTCGGTTGAAGAAGTGCTCGACGCCACCGACCACGTGTGCCCTGCGGTCGAGCTCCTTGCCGCCCGCTCCTATCGCACCGACCCCGAAACCGGCCGCACCCGCACTGTGATCGACACCATCTCCGACAACGCCGCCGACGCCGGCATCGTCTGCGGGGCGACCCCCGTGGGCCCCCGGGAGATCGACCTGCGGTGGGTCGGCGCATTGGGCTACCGAAACGACGTCATCGAGGAGACGGGGATCGCTGCTGGCGTGCTCGACCACCCCGCGGCGGGCATCGCCTGGCTGGCCCGCCGCTACACCGAACAAGGTCTCGCCCTCGAAGCCGGCCAGACCATCTTGGCCGGCTCATTCACCCGCCCCATCGACATCCGCCCCGGCGACGAGTTCCGCTTCGACTTCGGCCCGCTCGGCTCGTTCGAGCTGGGCTTCGA
This is a stretch of genomic DNA from bacterium. It encodes these proteins:
- a CDS encoding fumarylacetoacetate hydrolase family protein encodes the protein MTRLLSYSINDKATFGVIGTEGVVDLGRRMTDVADLQELIAVDRIDEARSHAGDTGDHPAEEITFERLIPWPGKIFCIGVNYSGRAAEYADRTDAAYPSVFVRFPDSFTGHQRPLVRPPESPQLDYEGEIVVVIGKDGRRIPLSEARNHIAGLSLGNEGTIRDWVRHAKFNVTQGKNWESSGALGPWLVPIDEIGDLEWLHLTTRVNGELRQDGTTATMKYSIAYQIHYLSTFTTLRPGDVIFTGTPTGAGARFDPPVWLEPGDVVEVCAPEIGTLRNTIADEFPPGSPNAAFSSPPPQ
- a CDS encoding 5-carboxymethyl-2-hydroxymuconate Delta-isomerase — translated: MPHITVEHSENLAEHHDIDALVAAIHTAALDHGLPELAALRTRAVSRRHYRIASGDPLFGFVAIDCRIAPGRDAAAKHSFLEQVLDAAEAQLESEGSSLHIAWSMEITEVNPEFRINRNRVRDALGQS
- the hpaR gene encoding homoprotocatechuate degradation operon regulator HpaR, with product MPDPTPPPMRAFSESLPITLLRAREATMRLFRPMLADYGLTEQQWRVLRALIAASEPLEVSELAERAILLAPSLSRILAKLEHDGLINRRPHRSDQRRSLITLSSEGAALVNTIAPESERRYNAIEAEFGSERLRRLLVELHDLAQLEATVDDVEKAAS
- the hpaH gene encoding 2-oxo-hepta-3-ene-1,7-dioic acid hydratase; the encoded protein is MTSSAPLTSQQIEAEAALLDEAEATATQVRQTTSVYPDMTIDEAYLVQAAWLQRKIQRGEQLVGHKIGLTSRAMQTAMNITTPDSGFLTRDMVFKPDSTIRASRFCDPKLEIELAFVLAADLAGNNLSVEEVLDATDHVCPAVELLAARSYRTDPETGRTRTVIDTISDNAADAGIVCGATPVGPREIDLRWVGALGYRNDVIEETGIAAGVLDHPAAGIAWLARRYTEQGLALEAGQTILAGSFTRPIDIRPGDEFRFDFGPLGSFELGFD
- the hpaE gene encoding 5-carboxymethyl-2-hydroxymuconate semialdehyde dehydrogenase, whose protein sequence is MAAATHTLEENLKAANQHLARFAYAPLPHLIGADTPLSDSGETFANASPIDGEHLADVASGNAADIDAAARAADKAFGAWSATPGTERKQILHRIADLIVERAHQIAVTECVDTGQAIRFMSSAALRGAENFRFFADQAPGAADGKSLPSADHANYTTRHPIGPVGVITPWNTPLMLSTWKIAPALAAGCTVVHKPAEWSPLTAQLLAEAALEAGLPPGVLNVVHGLGETAGKSLTEHPAIKAIAFVGESATGSLIQAQGAPTLKRVHFELGGKNPVIVFDDAEMERALDAVIFMIYSLNGERCTSSSRVLIQESIYDQFTSRIADKMATVPVGHPLDPSSVIGPLIHPRHLDKVCSYADIAAAEGANVVQGRGWPDAPPEGNWVAPMLFTGASSDMRIAQEEIFGPVLTAIPFSDEADAVKIANDVPYGLAAYLWTGDVGRAHRVARALDAGMIWVNSQNVRHLPTPFGGTKASGIGRDGGDWSFDFYMETKN